A genomic region of Platichthys flesus chromosome 4, fPlaFle2.1, whole genome shotgun sequence contains the following coding sequences:
- the LOC133951428 gene encoding olfactory receptor 4E2-like, producing MINSTSSYFIFSTYLPVGTLRYLFFMLTAVIYVFILISNTSLIVVICMNRSLHEPMYVFLCSLFVNELYGSTGLFPLLLLQILSDVHTVPRPLCFLQIFCLYTYVHIEVFNLAVMSYDRYLAICCPLQYNTRMTVNKAVTFITVLWFYSLVKFLVNLSLNIRLPLCGNVLDSLYCQNFLVVKLACSDTTVQNIYGLFIVSLTVLVPLLPILFSYTKILKVCFSGSKQTRQKAVSTCTPHLVSLLNFSFGCLFETLQSRFDMSTFPSELRILLSLYFLIIQPLLNPLMFGLQMSTIRNAWKLLICAQTSQEV from the coding sequence ATGATCAATTCAACTTCATCATATTTTATCTTCAGCACTTATTTACCTGTGGGAACTTTGAGATACTTGTTCTTCATGTTGACTGCAGTGATTTACGTGTTCATCCTGATTTCCAACACGTCTCTGATTGTAGTTATCTGTATGAACAGAAGTCTCCATGAACCTATGTACGTGTTCCTGTGCAGCCTGTTTGTAAATGAACTGTATGGTAGCACAgggttgtttcctctcctcctgctccagatcCTCTCAGACGTTCACACTGTTCCTCGTCCTCTTTGCTTCCTGCAGATCTTCTGTTTGTACACATATGTACACATCGAGGTTTTTAATTTAGCCGTGATGTCTTATGACAGATATCTGGCCATCTGTTGTCCTCTGCAGTACAACACACGTATGACGGTGAACAAAGCAGTCACCTTCATTACTGTGCTCTGGTTTTACTCTTTGGTGAAGTTTCTGGTTAATTTATCGTTGAACATCCGTTTGCCTCTTTGTGGAAACGTCTTGGACAGTTTGTATTGTCAAAACTTCCTTGTGGTGAAGTTAGCGTGTTCCGACACCACAGTGCAGAACATCTACGGACTGTTCATTGTTTCTTTAACCGTCTTAGTTCCTCTGCTTCCGATCCTGTTCTCCTACACAAAGATTCTCAAAGTTTGTTTCTCTGGTTCCAAACAGACGAGACAGAAAGCCGTCAGTACCTGCACCCCCCACCTGGTGTCGCTGCTCAACTTCTCTTTCGGCTGTTTGTTTGAGACTCTTCAGAGCAGGTTTGATATGAGCACGTTTCCCTCTGAGCTCAGAATCCTCctgtctctgtattttctcaTCATTCAGCCGCTGTTGAATCCTCTCATGTTCGGACTGCAGATGTCAACGATACGAAACGCCTGGAAACTCCTCATCTGCGCTCAGACGTCGCAGGaagtttga
- the LOC133951430 gene encoding olfactory receptor 2G6-like yields the protein MKTKTMLNSTSSTSSYFVLEAYLHVGNLRYLFFMLTAVIYVFILISNTSLIVVICMNRSLHEPMYVFLCSLFVNELYGSTGLFPLLLLQILSDVHTVSRPLCFLQIFCVYSYGSVEFTNLAVMSYDRYLAICCPLQYNTRMTVNKAVTFITVLWFYSLVKFLVTLSLNIRLPLCGNVLDSLYCQNFLVVKLACSDTTVQNIYGLFIVSLTVLVPLLPILFSYTKILKVCFSGSKQTRQKAVSTCTPHLVSLLNFSFGCLFQLLQSRFDMSAFPSELRILLSLYFLIIQPLLNPLMFGLQMSTIRNAWKLLICAQTSQGV from the coding sequence ATGAAAACGAAAACGATGCTGAATTCAACATCATCAACTTCATCTTACTTTGTTCTTGAGGCTTATTTACATGTGGGAAATTTGAGATACTTGTTCTTCATGTTGACTGCAGTGATTTACGTGTTCATCCTGATTTCCAACACGTCTCTGATTGTAGTTATCTGTATGAACAGAAGTCTCCATGAACCTATGTACGTGTTCCTGTGCAGCCTGTTTGTAAATGAACTGTATGGTAGCACAgggttgtttcctctcctcctgctccagatcCTCTCAGACGTTCACACGGTTTCTCGTCCTCTTTGTTTCCTGCAGATCTTCTGTGTTTATTCTTACGGAAGTGTCGAATTTACTAATTTAGCCGTGATGTCTTATGACAGATATCTGGCCATCTGTTGTCCTCTGCAGTACAACACACGTATGACGGTGAACAAAGCAGTCACCTTCATTACTGTGCTCTGGTTTTACTCTTTGGTGAAGTTTCTGGTTACTTTATCGTTGAACATCCGTTTGCCTCTTTGTGGAAACGTCTTGGACAGTTTGTATTGTCAAAACTTCCTTGTGGTGAAGTTAGCGTGTTCCGACACCACAGTGCAGAACATCTACGGACTGTTCATTGTTTCTTTAACCGTCTTAGTTCCTCTGCTTCCGATCCTGTTCTCCTACACAAAGATTCTCAAAGTTTGTTTCTCTGGTTCCAAACAGACTAGACAGAAAGCCGTCAGTACCTGCACCCCCCACCTGGTGTCGCTGCTCAACTTCTCTTTCGGCTGTTTGTTTCAGCTCCTGCAGAGCAGATTTGATATGAGCGCGTTTCCCTCTGAGCTCAGAATCCTCctgtctctgtattttctcaTCATTCAGCCGCTGTTGAATCCTCTCATGTTCGGACTGCAGATGTCAACGATACGAAACGCCTGGAAACTCCTCATCTGCGCTCAGACGTCGCAGGgagtttga
- the LOC133951429 gene encoding olfactory receptor 10A3-like, with protein sequence MLNSTSSTSSYFVLEAYLHVGNLRYLFFMLTAVIYVFILISNTSLIVVICMNRSLHEPMYVFLCSLFVNELYGSTGLFPFLLLQILSDVHTVSRPLCFLQIFCVYSYGSVEFTNLAVMSYDRYLAICCPLQYNTRMTVNKAVTFITVLWFYSLVKFLVTLSLNIRLPLCGNVLDSLYCQNFLVVKLACSDTTVNNIYGLFGVVLTVLVPLLLILFSYTKILKVCFSGSKQTRQKAVSTCTPHLVSLLNFSFGCCFEILRSRFDMSSVSTELQIILSLYFLIIQPLLSPIMFGMQMSKIRQTFIRLFCSKVTTVSAHENQ encoded by the coding sequence ATGCTGAATTCAACATCATCAACTTCATCTTACTTTGTTCTTGAGGCTTATTTACATGTGGGAAATTTGAGATACTTGTTCTTCATGTTGACTGCAGTGATTTACGTGTTCATCCTGATTTCCAACACGTCTCTGATTGTAGTTATCTGTATGAACAGAAGTCTCCATGAACCTATGTACGTGTTCCTGTGCAGCCTGTTTGTAAATGAACTGTATGGTAGCACAGGgttgtttcctttcctcctgctccagatCCTCTCAGACGTTCACACGGTTTCTCGTCCTCTTTGTTTCCTGCAGATCTTCTGTGTTTATTCTTACGGAAGTGTCGAATTTACTAATTTAGCCGTGATGTCTTATGACAGATATCTGGCCATCTGTTGTCCTCTGCAGTACAACACACGTATGACGGTGAACAAAGCAGTCACCTTCATTACTGTGCTCTGGTTTTACTCTTTGGTGAAGTTTCTGGTTACTTTATCGTTGAACATCCGTTTGCCTCTTTGTGGAAACGTCTTGGACAGTTTGTATTGTCAAAACTTCCTTGTGGTGAAGTTAGCGTGTTCCGACACCACAGTGAACAACATCTACGGGCTGTTCGGAGTTGTTCTGACCGTCCTAGTTCCTCTGCTTCTGATCCTGTTCTCCTACACAAAGATTCTCAAAGTTTGTTTCTCTGGTTCCAAACAGACGAGACAGAAAGCCGTCAGTACCTGCACCCCCCACCTGGTGTCGCTGCTCAACTTCTCTTTCGGCTGTTGCTTTGAGATCCTGCGCAGCAGGTTTGATATGAGCAGCGTCTCTACTGAGCTGCAGATCATCTTGTCTCTGTACTTCCTCATCATTCAGCCGCTGCTCAGTCCCATCATGTTCGGAATGCAGATGTCAAAAATACGACAAACGTTTATACGTCTGTTCTGTTCTAAAGTCACGACGGTGTCTGCTCACGAGAATCAGTGA